The Sinorhizobium fredii USDA 257 region GAACAGTGTCGCGATGAGCGCAAGCACGTCGATCGCCTTGCCGATCGGTCCGCTTGCGGCCTCGCCGAGGATCGGCGTGAAGGCAGCGGAAATCAGGTTCGACTTTCCCTTGCGGAAGGTGAAATAGGCGATGGCGAGGCCAACCACCGCGTAGATGGCCCAGGGGTGAAGCGCCCAGTGGAAGTAGGAATACTTCATCGCGACGAGGGCCGCTTCGAGGCTCCTCGGCGCGGCCTGCCCATGCGGCGGGCTGTCGAAATGGTAGATGGGTTCGGCGACGCCCCAGAACATCAGGCCGATGCCCATGCCGACGCTGAACATCATGCAGATCCACGAGGCGGTGCGGAACTCCGGCCGCTCGTCATCCTGTCCGAGCCGGATCTTGCCGAAGCGGCTCAAGGCCAGGAAGAGTGCGAAGATCAGAAAGCCGGCCGAAGAAACGACGAAGCCCCAGCCGAAGCCGTCGATGATGCTGTTGAGAACCACCTTGGAAATCGAGGACAGGCTTTCAGGAAACACCGTCCCCCAACCGACGAATCCCAGGATGATGAACATGGCCGGCCAGAATACGGCCGGATCGATCCGACTAGGTCGTGATTGCTGCATTTTTTTCCTCCTCCTAGTAAATCCCTCGGCGGCCCGGTGCTACCGCGCAGCCCATCCACTCATGAGACCCTGTCCGGCGGATCGCGGCCGTCGACAAAGGCGGTGATATTCTCGACCACCTTCATCCCCCATGGCTGTCCGCGTCTGTTTTTGTCGCGCTGCCGACGGGCTTTCCCATTCAGGCAGCCTTGCCCATGGCGGACAGCACGACCGCCACCGTGTCGCCGAAGGACGACGGAGTCGGAACGATCGCGACACCCGCACTCTTGAGGATTTCGACCTTTTCCTGCGCCGATTCGCCGAAGGCGGAGATGATCGCGCCGGCATGGCCCATGCGGCGGCCCTTCGGCGCCGAGAGGCCTGCGATATAGGCGATCAGCGGCTTCTTCATGTAGTCGCGCGCCCAGAGCGCGGCTTCCGCCTCCTGCGGGCCGCCGATCTCACCGATCATCAAAACCGCATCGGTATCCGGGTCCTTTTCGAACAGCTCCAGCATGTCCTTGAAGGACGAACCGTTGACCGGGTCGCCGCCGATGCCGACCGAGGTCGACACGCCGATGCCGAGCGCCTTCATCTGGCTCGCGGCCTCATAGCCGAGCGTGCCGGAGCGGCCGACGATGCCGATGCGGCCGGGCAGATAGATGGAGCCGGGCATGATGCCCATCATGGCTTGGCCGGGCGTGATCATGCCGGCGCAGTTCGGGCCGATGAGCGTCATGCGGTCCTCGAAGCGGTAGCGCCGCATGTATCGCTTGACCCTGATCATGTCCTGGGAGGGAATTCCGTCGGTGATGCAGACGCAGAGCCGGATGCCGGCATCCGCCGCTTCCATGATCGAGTCGGCCGCAAAGGGCGGCGGCACGAAGATGATCGAGGCCTCCGCACCGGTTTCCTGCACGGCGCCCTTCACCGTGTTGAAGACCGGCATGCCGAGGTGGGTCTGGCCGCCCTTGCCGGGGGTGACGCCGCCGACCACGTTGGTGCCGTAGCGCTTCATGTCTTCGGCGTGGAAGCTGCCGATCTTGCCGGTGAAGCCCTGGACGATGACGCTGGTGTTCTTGTCGAGCAGAATGGACATGTCTCGCCTCCTTAAGCTGCCTTGCCGGCGGTGAACGAACGCCATGCGGCGACTGCCTTCTCGGCAGCTTCGGCCAGTGTTTCCGCCACAATGACGTTCTCGCCGGATTCGGCGAGGATGCGCCGGCCCTCTTCCATGTTGGTGCCGGAGAGGCGGACGACGAGCGGAACCGGCACGCCGACCTCGCGCAATGCCTTGATCACGCCTTCCGCCACCCAATCGCAGCGGTTGATGCCGGCGAAGATGTTGACGAGGATCGTCTCCACGTTCTTGTCCGTGAGTACGGCGCGGAAGGATTTCGCCACGCGATCGGGCGAGGCGCCGCCGCCGATGTCGAGAAAGTTCGCGGGCTCGCCGCCGGCGATCTTGATCATGTCCATGGTTGCCATGGCGAGGCCCGCACCGTTGATGATGCAGCCGATATTGCCGTCGAGGCCGACATAGGAGAGGCCGCGATCGGATGCGTATGTCTCGCGCGGATCCTCCTGGCTCTTGTCGCGCATCTCGGAGATATGCGGCCGGCGGAAGAGCGCGTTCTCGTCGAAGCTCATCTTGGCGTCGAGGGCCACGAGGTCACCCCGGCGGGTCACCACCAACGGGTTGATCTCGAGCATCGAGGCGTCGTAGTCGACAAAGGCGCGGTAGCAGCCGAGCAGGGTCTGGGTGGCGCGGCCGATCAGGGCATTGTCGATGCCGAGCCCGAAGGCGATCTCGCGGGCCTGGAAGTCCTGCATGCCGACGCCCGGATCGACGGTCGCGCGGATGATCGAATCCGGCTCGGCCTCGGCGATCTCCTCGACCTCCATGCCGCCCGAGGACGAGGCGACGATCATGATGCGCTCGGATTTGCGGTCGAGCACGAAGCCGACATAGATCTCGCGCGCGATATCCATCGCCTCTTCGATATAGAGACGGCTGACCAGTTTTCCCTGCGGCCCGGTCTGGTGCGTCACGAGTGTGCGGCCGAGCATGGAGTCGGCCGCCTCGACGATCTCGTGGTCGGACGAGCAGAGCTTGATGCCGCCCGCCTTGCCGCGCGCACCAGAATGGATCTGCG contains the following coding sequences:
- a CDS encoding malate--CoA ligase subunit beta, which gives rise to MDIHEYQAKELLSRYEIDIPRGGLAYSPEQAAYRAREIGGDRWVVKAQIHSGARGKAGGIKLCSSDHEIVEAADSMLGRTLVTHQTGPQGKLVSRLYIEEAMDIAREIYVGFVLDRKSERIMIVASSSGGMEVEEIAEAEPDSIIRATVDPGVGMQDFQAREIAFGLGIDNALIGRATQTLLGCYRAFVDYDASMLEINPLVVTRRGDLVALDAKMSFDENALFRRPHISEMRDKSQEDPRETYASDRGLSYVGLDGNIGCIINGAGLAMATMDMIKIAGGEPANFLDIGGGASPDRVAKSFRAVLTDKNVETILVNIFAGINRCDWVAEGVIKALREVGVPVPLVVRLSGTNMEEGRRILAESGENVIVAETLAEAAEKAVAAWRSFTAGKAA
- the sucD gene encoding succinate--CoA ligase subunit alpha, whose amino-acid sequence is MSILLDKNTSVIVQGFTGKIGSFHAEDMKRYGTNVVGGVTPGKGGQTHLGMPVFNTVKGAVQETGAEASIIFVPPPFAADSIMEAADAGIRLCVCITDGIPSQDMIRVKRYMRRYRFEDRMTLIGPNCAGMITPGQAMMGIMPGSIYLPGRIGIVGRSGTLGYEAASQMKALGIGVSTSVGIGGDPVNGSSFKDMLELFEKDPDTDAVLMIGEIGGPQEAEAALWARDYMKKPLIAYIAGLSAPKGRRMGHAGAIISAFGESAQEKVEILKSAGVAIVPTPSSFGDTVAVVLSAMGKAA